In Anaerolineales bacterium, one DNA window encodes the following:
- a CDS encoding DUF711 family protein: protein MKIRSITYFCNPKSPLDEKVLNQAGVFLSKAKSAYEAAGYEVQTVRLATVPFPRLLGEKGMDGLPKFANQFAKAIKEVGISYASLGPALPEFPKSFEAIPEAIAGSEDIFFGGAMTNGNKIHMAAVKACADAIVKCAPLDPNGFANLRFAALANVRAGAPFFPAAYHDDDEPAFAIAVESADVAVDAFAGRASLDEGRSALIAEITKHGQAIARISNSELSSTHFLGIDFSLAPFPDDVHSLGNAVEKMGVPKVGLHGSLAAAAILTEAIERADFPHIGFNGFMQPILEDSILAKRAAEGTLTVKDALLYSAVCGTGLDTVPLPGDTSADELAPLLLDLCALALRLDKPLTARLMPVPSKRAGDSTEFDFAFFANSRVMKLDSSPLSYPLGGDQTIALNTKLPRP, encoded by the coding sequence ATGAAAATTCGTTCCATTACCTACTTTTGCAATCCCAAATCTCCGCTGGATGAGAAGGTCTTGAATCAGGCAGGGGTGTTTTTATCCAAGGCGAAATCCGCGTATGAGGCGGCGGGCTATGAAGTGCAGACGGTGCGGTTGGCGACAGTTCCATTTCCGAGGTTACTCGGCGAAAAAGGAATGGATGGGTTGCCAAAGTTTGCGAATCAATTTGCAAAAGCGATAAAAGAAGTTGGTATTTCCTATGCTTCGCTTGGACCTGCATTGCCTGAATTCCCAAAAAGTTTTGAAGCGATTCCCGAAGCGATTGCGGGGAGCGAGGATATTTTCTTCGGCGGGGCGATGACGAACGGGAACAAAATCCACATGGCGGCGGTGAAGGCGTGCGCGGATGCCATCGTCAAATGCGCGCCGCTCGATCCGAATGGCTTTGCAAACTTGCGCTTTGCCGCGCTGGCGAACGTCCGCGCGGGCGCGCCGTTCTTTCCTGCGGCGTATCACGATGACGACGAACCTGCGTTCGCGATTGCGGTGGAGTCCGCTGACGTGGCGGTGGATGCTTTTGCGGGGAGGGCAAGTTTGGACGAAGGTCGAAGCGCACTCATCGCAGAGATCACGAAACACGGTCAAGCCATCGCTCGCATATCGAACAGCGAATTATCGAGCACGCATTTCCTTGGCATTGATTTTTCACTCGCGCCCTTCCCCGACGATGTGCATTCGCTCGGCAACGCGGTCGAAAAGATGGGCGTGCCGAAGGTCGGTTTGCATGGCTCGCTTGCGGCGGCGGCGATCCTCACCGAAGCCATCGAACGCGCGGATTTTCCGCACATCGGTTTCAACGGTTTTATGCAGCCTATTCTCGAAGATTCGATTTTGGCAAAACGCGCCGCAGAGGGAACGCTCACGGTGAAGGATGCGCTCTTGTATTCAGCGGTGTGCGGGACTGGCCTGGATACTGTCCCATTGCCCGGCGATACGAGTGCGGACGAGCTCGCTCCGCTTCTGCTCGACCTGTGCGCTCTTGCCTTGCGTTTGGACAAACCGCTCACCGCGCGGCTGATGCCTGTACCCAGTAAACGGGCAGGAGATTCCACTGAATTCGATTTCGCATTCTTCGCGAACAGCAGGGTGATGAAGTTGGATTCAAGTCCGTTGAGTTACCCCCTGGGTGGGGATCAGACTATCGCATTAAATACAAAACTGCCCAGACCATAG
- a CDS encoding GNAT family N-acetyltransferase, with protein sequence MITEYPLTKTNRIRLAQAFRNVHRVDVSIECILEDQMGLAYVDDVEHPSAYMIKIGPFHYFAGDTSIAGAKEMMKNFQPYNLFMSASAGWAEAFKELYTERFVAIERYGFSSEGLSVEYLQKLGEVSRFAQNVKRMDAALLMQIRGQDHFIDISDFESPDDFSERGIGFYADVNGEIIGAAYSSLVCSTGIEISLFVEDKYRRQGVATVLSANLVRWCLENNMDAHWDAANPESCKLAEKLGYVPLGTYQAYYLKP encoded by the coding sequence ATGATCACAGAATACCCCTTAACAAAAACGAATCGTATTCGGCTGGCACAAGCCTTCCGAAATGTCCATCGTGTGGACGTTTCCATCGAGTGCATACTCGAAGATCAAATGGGCCTGGCATATGTGGATGATGTTGAACATCCATCCGCTTATATGATCAAGATCGGTCCCTTTCATTATTTTGCCGGAGATACGAGCATAGCTGGCGCGAAGGAGATGATGAAGAATTTCCAGCCTTATAACCTGTTCATGTCCGCATCGGCAGGCTGGGCGGAGGCGTTCAAGGAGTTGTACACAGAACGCTTTGTAGCGATCGAACGGTACGGTTTTTCATCGGAAGGGTTATCTGTCGAATATTTGCAAAAATTAGGTGAGGTTTCCAGGTTTGCACAGAACGTTAAACGGATGGATGCTGCCCTGCTGATGCAAATAAGGGGACAAGACCATTTTATCGACATCTCCGATTTTGAATCCCCCGATGATTTTTCTGAACGCGGCATTGGCTTTTACGCTGATGTAAATGGAGAAATTATCGGTGCAGCGTATTCTTCACTGGTTTGCAGCACAGGGATCGAGATCAGTCTGTTTGTCGAAGACAAGTATCGGCGTCAGGGGGTTGCAACGGTGCTTTCTGCCAATCTCGTCCGCTGGTGCCTGGAGAACAATATGGATGCCCATTGGGATGCGGCAAATCCAGAATCTTGTAAGTTGGCAGAGAAACTGGGATATGTTCCGCTGGGAACGTATCAGGCATATTATCTGAAACCTTGA
- a CDS encoding metalloregulator ArsR/SmtB family transcription factor — MNDELVTFFKALSDANRLKIIGLLAQQPYSVEELAELLNLKASTVSHHLSKLAKVGLVSAKADSYYNIYQLDEKALEAKSRGIFSQESLAASVADVDAGAYDNKIIKDYARKDGGLKTIPAQRKKLEAILRYVVKAFEINKRYSEKKVNEILSRYHEDTASLRRELVGFGLMMREGGGGEYWREE; from the coding sequence ATGAACGATGAGCTTGTGACCTTCTTCAAAGCCCTCTCTGATGCGAACCGTCTTAAGATCATTGGCTTGCTTGCCCAGCAGCCGTACAGCGTGGAGGAACTCGCCGAATTGCTGAACCTGAAAGCCTCCACGGTGTCACATCATTTATCAAAACTTGCCAAAGTCGGTCTGGTCAGCGCCAAAGCGGACAGCTACTACAACATCTATCAACTGGATGAAAAGGCGTTGGAGGCAAAATCACGCGGTATTTTTTCACAGGAGAGTCTTGCCGCCTCTGTCGCAGACGTGGATGCCGGTGCCTACGACAACAAAATCATTAAAGATTACGCCCGCAAGGACGGCGGCCTGAAAACCATCCCTGCCCAGCGCAAAAAACTGGAAGCCATCCTGAGATACGTGGTGAAAGCCTTTGAAATCAACAAACGATATAGCGAGAAGAAGGTTAACGAGATATTAAGTCGTTACCATGAAGATACCGCATCCCTGCGGCGCGAACTGGTCGGTTTCGGCTTGATGATGCGCGAAGGCGGCGGTGGGGAATACTGGAGGGAAGAATGA
- a CDS encoding DUF2087 domain-containing protein codes for MNEMLDYVKAVTDPQRLRIIGLLSQASASRKEIAERLQLSVKDSLTHLGLLEFVGAITQTDGVYTLNKDKLAVLAKEKLAEVRPSYVPPAHLDQKSKKVLKAHLNADGSIKQVPLQPAKLRVILDYLIPFFEFGKSYTEKEVNTLLRRFNEDTAGLRCDLVDAGLLARESDGSRYRRVNEGET; via the coding sequence ATGAACGAGATGCTTGATTATGTGAAAGCCGTGACCGACCCGCAGCGCCTGCGGATCATCGGCCTGCTCTCCCAGGCATCCGCCAGCCGCAAGGAGATCGCTGAGCGTTTGCAACTCTCGGTAAAAGACTCCCTGACCCATTTGGGTCTCCTTGAGTTTGTAGGAGCCATCACCCAAACGGACGGTGTGTACACCCTTAACAAAGACAAACTTGCCGTCCTTGCAAAGGAGAAACTGGCGGAAGTACGTCCTTCTTATGTTCCCCCTGCCCATTTGGATCAAAAATCCAAAAAAGTATTGAAGGCCCACCTCAACGCCGACGGAAGCATCAAACAAGTGCCGCTTCAACCCGCCAAACTGCGCGTGATTCTGGACTACCTGATTCCATTCTTTGAGTTCGGTAAAAGCTATACGGAAAAGGAAGTCAACACCCTTTTGCGGCGCTTCAATGAGGACACAGCCGGTCTGCGCTGTGACCTGGTGGATGCAGGCCTCCTGGCCCGGGAAAGTGATGGTTCGCGTTACCGGCGGGTAAACGAAGGTGAAACATGA
- a CDS encoding branched-chain amino acid transaminase — MDLTKHAFFEGKIVPLGEAKINIATHGFLYGTAVFGGMRAYWNEEKKHLFVFRPYDHFRRLLNSGRMMAMNIRYDEESLTQLTLDVLRADNWRQDVYLRPTIYKSDLGIGVRLHDLKDEFCMFVMAYEPYVKNDTDAHLTVSSWRRIDDNVIPARGKVAGAYANSALIKTDANRAGFDEALVLDQNGHVSEGSAMNIFMVRGGVLITPPVTDNILEGITRRSIIEIARRELGLEVVERSIDRTEVFIAEEMFMTGTAAQLVAVTRIDHRPVGIGTMGPITTKLRTMFDTIVRAKHPDYLHWNLEVK, encoded by the coding sequence GTGGATCTCACGAAACACGCTTTCTTTGAGGGGAAAATCGTCCCCCTGGGTGAGGCAAAGATCAACATCGCCACGCATGGTTTTTTATATGGAACCGCCGTTTTCGGCGGGATGCGGGCATACTGGAACGAAGAGAAGAAACATCTCTTCGTTTTTCGTCCCTACGACCATTTCCGCCGCCTGCTTAATTCCGGGCGCATGATGGCGATGAACATTCGATACGACGAGGAGAGTTTGACCCAGCTCACGCTGGATGTTCTGCGCGCAGACAACTGGCGGCAGGATGTATACCTGCGTCCCACCATTTACAAATCGGACCTGGGCATCGGCGTACGCCTGCATGACCTGAAGGATGAGTTCTGCATGTTCGTGATGGCATACGAGCCGTACGTCAAGAACGATACCGATGCACACCTGACCGTCTCATCGTGGCGGCGCATCGATGACAACGTCATTCCTGCGCGAGGCAAGGTGGCGGGCGCATATGCAAATTCCGCGCTGATCAAGACCGATGCAAACCGCGCTGGTTTTGATGAAGCGCTTGTGCTGGATCAGAACGGACATGTTTCTGAAGGCTCGGCGATGAATATTTTCATGGTACGCGGCGGCGTGCTGATCACCCCGCCGGTGACGGATAATATTCTCGAAGGCATCACGCGCCGTTCGATCATCGAGATCGCCCGCAGGGAACTTGGACTCGAAGTTGTAGAACGCTCGATTGACCGCACGGAGGTTTTCATCGCGGAGGAGATGTTCATGACGGGAACTGCCGCGCAGCTTGTGGCGGTGACAAGGATCGACCACCGCCCTGTTGGAATCGGAACGATGGGACCGATCACAACAAAATTACGGACAATGTTCGATACCATTGTGCGTGCAAAACACCCGGATTATCTGCACTGGAACCTGGAAGTGAAATAA
- a CDS encoding SurA N-terminal domain-containing protein: MLSKPRFSTQLILVLILGLSACASLMDPGTPTPDWPTSTPEPPTATPPPSAATVNGEYITITEFQAELERYKTAQAALGNTVSEEDADKTVLEDMIAQILLSQAAREANFNLTESTLQSRIEALASELGGVDALFQWQAAHGYDEASFRAALKRSIESAWMRDKIIADVPGAVEQIHVRQILTYNEANAQAALEQLNAGADFDELAVLYDPVTRGELGWVPRGYLLDVRANESVFGLQVGEYSGVIATEAGFHIFKALERGEHPLSPDALLTMQELALKNWLAERRAKSNIVFAP, translated from the coding sequence ATGCTTTCAAAACCCCGTTTTTCGACTCAATTGATTCTGGTCCTCATTTTGGGATTAAGTGCCTGCGCCTCCTTAATGGACCCCGGCACGCCCACCCCCGATTGGCCGACTTCCACGCCCGAACCTCCCACCGCCACGCCGCCGCCTTCGGCTGCGACGGTTAATGGAGAGTACATCACCATCACGGAGTTTCAGGCGGAGCTCGAACGTTACAAAACCGCGCAAGCCGCACTTGGCAATACCGTCTCTGAAGAAGATGCGGACAAGACTGTGCTGGAGGATATGATCGCGCAGATCCTGCTGTCGCAAGCCGCAAGGGAGGCGAATTTCAATCTGACAGAATCGACTCTCCAGTCCAGGATCGAGGCGCTCGCATCTGAACTCGGTGGTGTGGATGCGCTTTTCCAGTGGCAGGCCGCTCATGGCTATGACGAGGCGTCCTTCCGCGCCGCGCTGAAGCGTTCCATTGAATCCGCATGGATGCGTGACAAAATCATTGCGGATGTGCCGGGCGCTGTTGAGCAAATCCATGTACGCCAGATTTTGACCTATAATGAGGCAAACGCGCAGGCGGCCCTCGAGCAGTTGAACGCCGGCGCGGACTTCGACGAACTGGCGGTGTTATACGATCCGGTTACACGCGGCGAGTTGGGATGGGTCCCACGCGGTTATTTACTGGATGTCCGTGCAAACGAGTCAGTCTTTGGCCTGCAAGTCGGCGAATATAGCGGCGTCATCGCAACGGAGGCAGGCTTTCATATTTTCAAGGCGCTGGAACGCGGCGAGCATCCGCTCTCTCCCGATGCCCTGTTGACCATGCAGGAACTGGCTTTAAAAAACTGGCTTGCGGAAAGACGTGCAAAGAGCAATATTGTTTTCGCCCCATGA
- the groL gene encoding chaperonin GroEL (60 kDa chaperone family; promotes refolding of misfolded polypeptides especially under stressful conditions; forms two stacked rings of heptamers to form a barrel-shaped 14mer; ends can be capped by GroES; misfolded proteins enter the barrel where they are refolded when GroES binds), translating to MAAKQLVFSEEARRKLKNGMTVVANAVSATLGPKGRNVAIDRKFGSPTITHDGVSVAKEIELEDPFENMGAQLLKEAAQKTNDIAGDGTTTSTVLAYAIVTEGLKALEAGYNPMLLKRGIELATETIVTELKKNSVKIDTKEEIASVATNSAADAEIGDLIARVMDKVGKDGVITVEESKTMQFEEDYVEGMQFDRGYLSPYFITSAEQMEAQISDAYVLIYDKKISAAQDIVPLLEKLVQLGKRELVIIAEDVDGEALATLILNKIRGMLNVLAIKAPGFGDRRKAMLQDIAVLTGGEVISEETGRKLESATVQDLGRAEKVVSDKENTTIIGGKGKKGNIEGRIKEIRIEIDKSTSDYDKEKLQERLAKLSGGVAIIRVGAATETEMKEKKHRVEDALSAARAAVEEGIVPGGEISLINAAAKLDKLAKAHADDENEEIKVGINIVKKALEAPIRKLASNAGEDGSVIIDTVRRTAAEKKNANIGFNVLTGEYTDMIKAGVIDPVKVVRGALENAASIAAMILTTDVLITDMPEKEKAPAMPPGGMGGMDY from the coding sequence ATGGCTGCTAAACAACTTGTATTTTCAGAAGAAGCCCGCCGCAAGCTTAAGAACGGCATGACTGTTGTTGCGAACGCTGTTTCCGCAACCCTCGGTCCAAAGGGACGCAATGTGGCAATTGACCGAAAATTCGGCTCGCCCACCATCACGCATGACGGCGTTTCCGTTGCGAAGGAAATCGAGCTCGAAGACCCGTTTGAGAACATGGGCGCGCAGCTCTTGAAGGAAGCCGCCCAGAAGACCAATGACATTGCCGGTGACGGCACCACCACATCCACTGTTCTGGCGTATGCCATCGTTACCGAAGGCCTGAAGGCTCTTGAAGCCGGTTACAACCCAATGCTGCTCAAGCGCGGTATTGAACTCGCTACCGAGACCATTGTGACCGAGCTCAAGAAGAATTCCGTAAAAATTGATACCAAGGAAGAAATTGCCTCGGTTGCGACCAACTCAGCGGCAGATGCTGAAATTGGCGATTTGATTGCGCGCGTCATGGACAAGGTCGGCAAGGACGGCGTCATCACCGTTGAAGAGTCCAAAACCATGCAGTTCGAGGAAGACTACGTCGAAGGCATGCAATTCGACCGCGGGTATCTCTCCCCCTACTTCATCACCAGTGCCGAGCAGATGGAAGCCCAGATCAGCGACGCGTATGTGCTGATCTATGACAAGAAGATCTCCGCCGCGCAGGACATCGTTCCCTTGCTCGAGAAGCTCGTCCAGCTCGGCAAGCGCGAACTTGTCATCATCGCCGAGGATGTGGACGGCGAAGCCCTCGCCACGCTCATTTTGAACAAGATCCGCGGCATGTTGAACGTGCTGGCCATCAAAGCCCCCGGCTTTGGCGACCGCCGCAAAGCCATGTTGCAGGATATTGCTGTACTCACTGGTGGAGAGGTCATCTCCGAAGAGACCGGTCGCAAGCTTGAATCCGCCACGGTGCAGGATCTGGGCCGCGCCGAAAAGGTCGTCTCTGACAAGGAGAACACCACCATTATCGGCGGCAAAGGCAAGAAGGGTAATATCGAGGGCCGCATCAAGGAGATCCGCATCGAGATCGACAAGAGCACCAGCGATTACGACAAGGAAAAACTTCAGGAACGTCTCGCGAAGCTCAGCGGCGGGGTTGCCATCATCCGCGTAGGCGCTGCGACCGAAACCGAAATGAAGGAAAAGAAACACCGCGTGGAAGACGCCCTTTCCGCCGCGCGCGCCGCAGTGGAGGAAGGTATCGTCCCGGGTGGCGAGATCTCCCTCATCAATGCCGCCGCCAAACTCGACAAACTTGCCAAAGCTCACGCGGATGACGAGAACGAAGAGATCAAGGTCGGCATCAATATCGTCAAGAAGGCACTCGAGGCCCCGATCCGCAAGCTTGCTTCAAATGCCGGCGAAGATGGCTCGGTCATCATTGACACCGTCCGCCGCACGGCCGCCGAGAAGAAAAACGCGAACATCGGCTTCAACGTCCTGACCGGCGAATATACCGACATGATCAAGGCCGGCGTGATTGACCCCGTCAAGGTTGTGCGCGGCGCGCTCGAAAACGCCGCATCCATTGCCGCGATGATCCTCACCACCGACGTGCTGATCACCGACATGCCTGAGAAGGAAAAGGCCCCTGCGATGCCTCCTGGCGGCATGGGCGGCATGGATTACTAA
- the groES gene encoding co-chaperone GroES, with the protein MAKVSFKPLGGRVLVEPIEQEEVTSGGIVLPETAKEKPQQGKVLAAGPGDRNDKGERIAMDLKTGDTVLFAKYSGTEVKMDGKKLLILRESDVLGIVG; encoded by the coding sequence ATGGCAAAAGTATCATTCAAACCTTTGGGTGGTCGTGTGCTCGTGGAACCCATCGAGCAGGAAGAAGTGACCTCGGGCGGTATTGTCCTGCCTGAAACTGCAAAGGAAAAACCCCAGCAGGGGAAAGTATTAGCCGCCGGTCCTGGTGACCGTAATGACAAGGGCGAGCGCATCGCCATGGATTTGAAGACTGGCGACACCGTGCTCTTCGCCAAGTATTCCGGCACCGAAGTCAAGATGGATGGCAAGAAATTGCTCATTCTGCGCGAGAGCGATGTTCTCGGCATTGTTGGATAA
- a CDS encoding tetratricopeptide repeat protein, protein MNIYHGRALFRRRDESSVYRMFFWVILILAGIWLIRSVQQGDVKPLFLPTPTPTRFVQSYVFEGEALFTAGKLNDTVNTDGTVSPGAITVYEEAVRVDPTNAQVWAELSRIQTYSTALLVRRDDILDRLDEAIESAEKAVEVNPDNSFAHAVYSFALNWKASYITDNREAQDLLIKSEREAVRALQLDNSSALALAFYAEVLVDQQKWTQALQTIQQALERDSSLMDVHRVHAYVLESLGEYALAIQAYDRAIAITPNLTFLHLRAGAGYRRLAFDSPNEQVQRELYEKSLEYFAQTARINEQLGVQDPTPYLSIARTYSQMGEFFIAIRNVQRTIEFQPDNAVFYGELGVLYHKNRNYETGILAFKCAIKGCTAEESCDGRGGCGPNDEPSEVIGLPLSQSTVYYFDIYASELAALSTSKVNYCDQAMEIVQIIESSQYISDPNIAADMAVVRNICRSLETGISVQDLLGSPTATAEPAMTEPTPTP, encoded by the coding sequence ATGAACATTTACCACGGGCGCGCCCTCTTCCGCCGCCGCGACGAATCCAGCGTCTATCGCATGTTCTTCTGGGTCATCCTGATCCTGGCAGGGATATGGCTGATCCGCTCGGTGCAGCAGGGCGATGTCAAGCCGCTCTTCCTGCCCACGCCCACGCCCACGCGTTTTGTCCAATCGTATGTGTTCGAAGGCGAGGCGCTGTTTACAGCCGGCAAATTGAATGATACGGTAAACACCGATGGCACGGTAAGTCCCGGGGCAATTACGGTCTACGAAGAAGCCGTGAGGGTGGATCCAACCAATGCCCAAGTGTGGGCGGAGCTATCACGCATTCAGACCTATTCCACGGCTTTGCTCGTCCGGCGGGATGACATCCTTGACCGTCTGGATGAGGCAATCGAGTCTGCAGAAAAGGCTGTGGAGGTTAACCCCGATAATAGTTTTGCCCATGCCGTGTATTCCTTTGCCTTGAATTGGAAGGCGTCCTATATTACAGATAATCGTGAGGCGCAGGATCTCTTGATCAAGTCTGAGCGGGAGGCAGTCCGCGCCTTACAATTGGACAACTCCAGCGCCCTCGCTCTGGCTTTCTATGCCGAGGTGCTGGTGGACCAGCAAAAGTGGACGCAAGCCCTGCAAACCATCCAACAGGCTTTGGAGCGCGACTCTTCGTTAATGGATGTGCATCGTGTACATGCCTATGTGCTTGAGTCTCTGGGGGAATATGCGCTTGCCATTCAGGCATATGACCGCGCCATTGCCATCACGCCGAATTTGACATTTCTTCACCTGCGGGCAGGCGCGGGGTACCGCCGTCTCGCGTTTGACAGCCCGAACGAGCAGGTCCAGCGTGAGTTATATGAAAAATCGCTGGAATATTTCGCGCAGACCGCCCGTATCAATGAACAATTGGGTGTTCAGGACCCGACGCCGTATCTCTCCATCGCGAGGACGTATTCGCAGATGGGTGAGTTCTTCATCGCCATTCGAAATGTGCAGAGGACAATCGAGTTCCAGCCGGATAACGCGGTATTTTATGGAGAATTGGGCGTGTTGTATCACAAGAACCGTAATTATGAGACCGGCATCCTGGCATTCAAATGTGCGATCAAGGGTTGCACTGCGGAAGAATCCTGTGATGGGCGCGGTGGCTGCGGACCCAATGATGAGCCCTCCGAGGTGATTGGTTTGCCGCTTTCACAAAGCACCGTGTATTACTTTGACATTTACGCCTCGGAGCTGGCTGCGTTAAGCACGTCAAAGGTCAATTATTGTGATCAGGCGATGGAAATTGTGCAGATCATTGAATCATCCCAATACATCAGCGACCCAAATATCGCCGCTGACATGGCGGTTGTGCGGAATATTTGCAGAAGTCTGGAAACGGGTATTAGCGTTCAGGATCTGCTGGGATCGCCAACGGCGACCGCTGAACCCGCCATGACCGAACCTACGCCAACGCCGTAA
- a CDS encoding tetratricopeptide repeat protein, with protein sequence MNRKRRNKPNWFRIILLCLLVLGGAYINRYVIADVQPLGVPTPTATIAPEAFVAQADELFKEGKLLPSIDAYRQAIISRPDDAVVHVMLARTLVFAGQYKEAQSSAEDALLLSPGNSMAHAVRAWALSFQGEHLEAESNIKRALELDPNNALAHAYYVEILVNSFNAGVGSFEGIEKAIEESKVAIALAPNTLETHRARGIILESTANYEEALREFEAAIAINANIADLHLSMGSNYRILGIYDKAVESFTRANALNPENPLPDLYMSRTYATIGEYGKAMQYAESAVADSPADTNLRGNLGVMYYRNNYWPEAVEQFQYVINGGFTEDGIRLEPITLVPSIRIAEYYFTYGLALARLNQCGEALQIAQLIISRVPSDQLAVDNANAIVSRCQQNLEQTPIAPPASPTPDSVSTETPTP encoded by the coding sequence ATGAACCGAAAACGGCGGAACAAGCCGAATTGGTTCCGCATTATTCTGCTGTGCCTGCTTGTGCTGGGAGGCGCATATATAAACCGCTACGTTATTGCGGATGTTCAGCCGCTGGGTGTGCCCACCCCCACCGCCACCATTGCGCCCGAGGCGTTTGTGGCACAGGCGGATGAATTGTTCAAGGAGGGGAAACTGCTCCCATCCATCGATGCATACAGGCAGGCCATCATCTCGCGTCCGGATGACGCGGTTGTCCACGTGATGCTGGCACGCACGCTTGTGTTTGCAGGCCAGTACAAGGAGGCGCAAAGCAGCGCGGAGGACGCGCTGCTACTCAGCCCCGGCAATTCCATGGCGCATGCCGTGCGTGCCTGGGCGCTCAGTTTTCAAGGAGAACATCTCGAGGCGGAATCCAACATCAAACGCGCACTGGAGCTGGACCCCAACAACGCGCTTGCCCATGCCTATTATGTCGAAATTCTCGTCAACTCCTTTAACGCCGGGGTGGGTTCCTTCGAAGGCATTGAAAAAGCCATTGAGGAATCAAAGGTTGCCATTGCCCTTGCACCGAACACCCTGGAAACCCACCGCGCGCGCGGTATTATCCTTGAATCCACAGCGAACTACGAGGAAGCCCTGCGCGAGTTTGAAGCCGCCATCGCCATCAATGCCAATATCGCGGATCTGCACCTTTCCATGGGAAGCAACTATCGCATCCTGGGGATTTATGACAAGGCGGTGGAATCTTTCACGCGCGCCAACGCGCTTAACCCGGAGAACCCCCTGCCGGACCTGTATATGTCCCGCACGTATGCCACCATTGGCGAGTACGGCAAGGCCATGCAATACGCTGAATCTGCCGTGGCAGATTCCCCCGCAGATACAAACCTGCGCGGCAACCTGGGCGTGATGTATTACCGAAACAATTACTGGCCCGAAGCGGTTGAGCAGTTTCAATATGTGATTAATGGCGGGTTCACGGAAGATGGCATTCGGCTTGAGCCCATCACTCTGGTGCCAAGCATCCGCATTGCCGAATATTATTTTACCTACGGGCTTGCGCTGGCGCGCCTGAACCAGTGCGGCGAGGCATTGCAGATCGCGCAGTTGATCATTTCCCGCGTCCCATCGGATCAACTTGCCGTGGATAATGCCAATGCAATTGTCAGCCGTTGCCAGCAGAATCTCGAGCAGACGCCCATCGCGCCTCCCGCTTCACCGACACCTGATTCTGTATCGACAGAAACCCCCACGCCATGA
- the trmD gene encoding tRNA (guanosine(37)-N1)-methyltransferase TrmD, with protein sequence MQFEVFTLLPEAFPSYLETSIIKRARERGLIDVRIHNIREYTHDRHHTTDDMPYGGGGGMVMKPEPVFEAVESVLGLVAPQTPPAATSNTPIILLTPQGRVFNQSIAQELSAHPRIALLCGRYEGVDERIREHLVTDEISIGDYVLTGGELPALILIDAIARLLPDVLGDPSGAEDDSHAMGLLEYPHYTRPPEFRDWNAPDILLSGNHGKIEKWRREQALERTFRKRPDMLEKAELTKEDLKFIETLKNEG encoded by the coding sequence ATGCAATTCGAGGTATTCACCCTCCTGCCCGAAGCATTCCCCTCCTATCTTGAAACCAGCATCATCAAACGCGCCCGCGAACGGGGTCTGATCGACGTGCGCATCCATAACATCCGCGAGTACACGCACGACAGACACCACACCACCGATGACATGCCCTACGGCGGCGGCGGTGGAATGGTGATGAAACCCGAGCCTGTTTTTGAAGCCGTTGAATCCGTTTTGGGATTGGTTGCGCCTCAGACTCCGCCTGCAGCCACATCAAACACCCCGATCATTTTACTCACCCCGCAGGGACGTGTCTTCAACCAGTCCATCGCCCAGGAGCTTTCGGCGCATCCGCGCATTGCCCTGCTGTGCGGACGTTACGAAGGCGTGGATGAGCGCATCCGTGAACATCTCGTCACGGACGAAATCTCCATCGGTGATTACGTGCTGACCGGCGGCGAATTGCCTGCACTCATCCTCATCGATGCGATTGCCCGTCTGCTGCCCGACGTGCTCGGCGACCCCAGCGGCGCGGAAGATGACTCGCACGCCATGGGCCTGCTCGAATATCCGCACTATACCCGTCCACCGGAATTTCGAGACTGGAATGCGCCGGACATCCTGCTCTCCGGCAACCACGGCAAAATCGAAAAATGGCGCCGCGAACAGGCCCTGGAAAGAACCTTTCGAAAAAGACCGGATATGCTGGAAAAGGCGGAATTGACAAAGGAAGATTTGAAATTTATTGAAACGTTGAAGAATGAAGGGTAG